Below is a window of Candidatus Cloacimonadota bacterium DNA.
AAATGGCAAGGGCTCAACTGCTGCGGCTGTGGAATCTATTCTGTATGCTCATAATTTGAAAGTCGGATTGAATACTTCTCCACATTTAGTTAATTATCAAGAACGATTTCGTATAAATAAAAAAGAAGTCCAACATACAAAAATAAAAAACTTATACGAACAATATCGTAATCTGCATAATAAATACGACACAACCTATTTTGAAATATCTACCAGCATTGCATTTCAGTTATTCTTGCAGGAGAAAGTTGATTATGCGATTATGGAGGTTGGCTTGGGTGGAAGATTGGATGCATCAGTATTGGTAAATTCTGTAATAACTGTGATAACTAACATTGATTACGAACATACCAAAACTCTTGGAAATACTCTCCCAAAAATTGCAAAGGAAAAAGCAGGAATTCTCAAAACCAATGTTCCTGTTGTTCTTGGTAAAATGAGACCAGCTGCAAGAAATACAATTATCCAAGAAGCCAGAAAAAAAGATTGTCCAATTATAAATTTCCAAAAAGAAGTAAAAATTTCAAATATAAAGCTTAATGAAGATTATGGAGTTTATGACTTAAATATCCCAAAATGTAATATTAATTATAAAAACATTAAATGCAACCTTGTCGGAAGACACCAGATAGATAATAGTGCACTTGCCATTTTAATTGTCGCTTCACTTTTTCAAAATGATGGAATAAAGCTTAATGAGGAAAAAGTAAAGACTGGCTTGAATTCAATTATATGGAAAGGTCGTCTACAAAAAATTTGTGATAGTCCGAAAATAATTATTGATGGTGCTCATAATCCAGATGGGATAAAATCTCTTGTTTATAATCTAAAACATATTTATAAATACAAAAAATTAATTGCTGTTATTGGAGTTTTATATGATAAAGACTTTAAGAGCATGATAAAACAGCTGTCAAGTATTGTTGATTTATTTGTGATATGCAAATCGCACTCACATCGTGCAGCGGAAATCAAAATATTATCAAAGGAAGTAGAAAAATACAAAAAAGATTATATTTTAGAAAATGATATAAATTTAGCTCTTGCAAAAGCAAAAGAATTTGCTGATAAAGATGATTTGATTTGTGTGACTGGGTCGCTTTATACGATTGGGGAAGTGTTGAAATTGGGGAGTGATATTAAAGATGGCTAACGCGAGAGTTCACCTGCCCGGCTTCCAAAGTTTTACGGCGGACAGGCAGAAACGCAACTTGGCTATATGTCCTCTCCGATATATTGGGGTAAAATTAACTCCAACTGGCACAATAACCGTTAGCATAAAGTCGACCTGCGTTTGGGTCAAGTGCAACAATTGTTAGGCACCGAATAATTTTATCATTATAATTGTAAATATTTTTTGAATTTTTGATCAATTACATTAAGTTGATTCTGAAACCATTTAAGTAATTCCGCATTCTTATCTATAATTTCTTTTCGTTTTTTTTCTTCAATCTTCCCAAGCTCTCCATTAATTGCTTTGAGCTGGTATACCATGTCAATGGCATTTTTATAAAACAACTCTATATAACCCTCAATATTATCGTCTTTATC
It encodes the following:
- a CDS encoding folylpolyglutamate synthase/dihydrofolate synthase family protein, which gives rise to MEYQEFLDEIFAKTAIDRKLELCHIKEFLDAVGNPEKKLRAIHIAGTNGKGSTAAAVESILYAHNLKVGLNTSPHLVNYQERFRINKKEVQHTKIKNLYEQYRNLHNKYDTTYFEISTSIAFQLFLQEKVDYAIMEVGLGGRLDASVLVNSVITVITNIDYEHTKTLGNTLPKIAKEKAGILKTNVPVVLGKMRPAARNTIIQEARKKDCPIINFQKEVKISNIKLNEDYGVYDLNIPKCNINYKNIKCNLVGRHQIDNSALAILIVASLFQNDGIKLNEEKVKTGLNSIIWKGRLQKICDSPKIIIDGAHNPDGIKSLVYNLKHIYKYKKLIAVIGVLYDKDFKSMIKQLSSIVDLFVICKSHSHRAAEIKILSKEVEKYKKDYILENDINLALAKAKEFADKDDLICVTGSLYTIGEVLKLGSDIKDG